One Conger conger chromosome 18, fConCon1.1, whole genome shotgun sequence DNA window includes the following coding sequences:
- the LOC133118064 gene encoding cytochrome c oxidase assembly protein COX20, mitochondrial produces the protein MTGEGEGESEDGQKSFKLLGILDIQKTPCARESLLHGAGGSLVAGLGHFLVTSRVKRSFDFGVAGFLLTTLGSWFYCRYSNARLRLQQRMIQDGIKNKVVYEGTSLDPSRRSDAGPARSS, from the exons ATGACGGGTGAAGGTGAAGGTGAAAGTGAAGACGGGCAAAAG TCCTTCAAGTTGTTAGGAATACTTGACATTCAGAAGACCCCGTGCGCAAGAGAGTCTCTGCTGCACGGTGCAGGAGGCTCCCTCGTCGCGGGGTTGGGACACTTTTTAGTCACAA GTCGAGTCAAAAGGTCTTTTGACTTTGGTGTTGCGGGTTTCTTGTTGACAACTCTTGGatcttg GTTCTACTGTAGGTACAGTAATGCAAGGCTCCGCTTGCAGCAGAGAATGATCCAGGATGGGATAAAGAACAAAGTTGTATATGAAGGAACCAGTCTCGACCCCTCCCGGAGGTCAGATGCAGGCCCTGCCCGGAGCTCATGA
- the lhb gene encoding lutropin subunit beta has translation MSIYPECSWLLFACMCHLLVSAGGSVLQPCEPINETISVEKDGCPKCLVFQTSICSGHCMTKDPSYKSRLSTVYQRVCTYRDVRYETVRLPDCRPGVDPHVTFPVALSCDCNLCTMETSDCTIQSLRPDFCMSQKATLPA, from the exons ATGTCAATCTACCCAGAATGCAGTTGGCTCCTCTTTGCATGCATGTGCCACCTCCTTGTGTCTGCTGGAggctctgtactgcagcctTGCGAGCCAATCAATGAGACCATTTCTGTGGAGAAAGATGGATGTCCAAAATGTCTGGTGTTCCAGACCTCCATCTGCAGTGGCCACTGCATGACCAAG GACCCAAGCTACAAGAGCCGACTGTCCACGGTGTACCAGCGAGTGTGCACGTACCGGGACGTCCGCTACGAGACAGTCCGTCTGCCCGATTGCCGCCCCGGAGTGGATCCCCATGTGACCTTCCCCGTGGCTCTGAGCTGTGACTGTAACCTGTGCACCATGGAGACCTCTGACTGCACCATCCAGAGCCTGAGGCCTGACTTCTGCATGAGCCAGAAAGCCACTCTCCCTGCTTAG